In Nicotiana tabacum cultivar K326 chromosome 11, ASM71507v2, whole genome shotgun sequence, a single window of DNA contains:
- the LOC107822798 gene encoding ras-related protein Rab11D-like, whose protein sequence is MASGGGYGDASQKIDYVFKVVLIGDSAVGKSQILARFARNEFSLDSKATIGVEFQTRTLVIQHKSVKAQIWDTAGQERYRAVTSAYYRGAVGALLVYDITKRQTFDHIPRWLEELRAHADKNIVIMLIGNKTDLEDQRAVPTEDAKEFAQKEGLFFLETSAMEATNVEDAFFTVLTEIFNIVNKKNLAAGDDQANGNTASLTGKKILVPGPAQVIPEKKACCRS, encoded by the exons ATGGCAAGTGGGGGTGGCTATGGTGATGCAAGTCAAAAAATAGACTATGTTTTTAAGGTGGTATTAATAGGTGATTCAGCAGTAGGAAAGTCTCAAATACTGGCCCGTTTTGCTAGGAATGAGTTTAGTCTTGATTCTAAAGCTACTATTGGTGTTGAGTTTCAGACAAGGACTCTTGTTATTCAACATAAGTCTGTTAAAGCTCAGATCTGGGACACTGCTGGTCAAGAAAG ATATAGAGCTGTCACGAGTGCGTACTACAGGGGAGCTGTTGGAGCTCTGCTGGTTTACGACATAACAAAACGCCAAACTTTTGATCACATACCCCGCTGGCTTGAAGAGTTGCGTGCGCATGCTGACAAGAACATTGTGATTATGCTGATTGGAAACAAAACCGATCTTGAAGATCAACGAGCTGTTCCAACCGAGGATGCTAAAGAATTCGCGCAGAAAGAGGGATTATTCTTCTTAGAGACTTCTGCAATGGAAGCCACAAATGTCGAGGACGCTTTCTTTACTGTTTTGACAGAGATCTTCAATATTGTGAATAAGAAGAATCTTGCTGCAGGTGATGATCAAGCAAATGGTAATACTGCATCTTTAACTGGAAAGAAAATTCTTGTGCCTGGTCCTGCACAGGTTATCCCAGAAAAGAAAGCTTGTTGTAGATCTTGA